Proteins encoded together in one Otariodibacter oris window:
- the mnmE gene encoding tRNA uridine-5-carboxymethylaminomethyl(34) synthesis GTPase MnmE, translating to MTTETIVAQATPIGRGGIGILRVSGPLATEAAKAVLGKVPKVRMADYLPFKDEDGTVLDQGIALYFKAPNSFTGEDVLELQGHGGQVILDILLNRILKIKGIRIARAGEFSEQAFLNDKLDLAQAEAIADLIDATSEQAARSALKSLQGEFSHKVNELVDSVIYLRTYVEASIDFPDEEIDFLADGKIERKLNEIIGQLDGVRKEAKQGSILREGMKVVIAGKPNAGKSSLLNALAGREAAIVTDIAGTTRDVLHEHIHIDGMPLHIIDTAGLREASDEVEKIGIKRAWDEIEQADHVLLMIDSAESQADNFQQEWADFLARLPKNIPVTVIRNKVDLTGETEGLTEMPEFSMIRLSAQTKVGVDLLRDHLKKSMGYQSSTEGGFLARRRHLVALDTAAEHLARGHIQLTQFHAGELLAEELRLVQNALSEITGQFTSDDLLGNIFSSFCIGK from the coding sequence ATGACAACAGAAACTATTGTTGCACAAGCTACGCCGATCGGACGTGGTGGAATCGGGATTTTACGTGTATCAGGTCCATTAGCGACAGAAGCGGCAAAAGCGGTATTAGGCAAAGTGCCAAAAGTGAGAATGGCGGATTATTTACCTTTTAAAGATGAAGATGGAACCGTTTTAGACCAAGGTATTGCCCTCTATTTTAAAGCCCCGAACTCGTTTACAGGGGAAGATGTGCTTGAACTACAAGGACACGGTGGGCAAGTTATTTTAGATATTCTACTCAACCGTATTTTAAAAATTAAAGGCATTCGTATTGCACGTGCAGGTGAATTTTCTGAACAAGCCTTTTTAAATGATAAATTGGATTTAGCACAAGCGGAAGCGATTGCAGACTTAATTGATGCAACTTCTGAACAAGCGGCTCGCTCTGCCTTAAAATCATTACAAGGAGAGTTTTCCCATAAGGTGAATGAATTGGTTGATTCTGTGATCTACCTACGCACCTACGTTGAAGCCTCGATCGATTTCCCTGATGAAGAAATTGATTTCCTCGCAGATGGTAAAATTGAGCGTAAATTGAATGAAATTATCGGTCAGCTTGATGGCGTAAGAAAGGAAGCGAAACAAGGCTCAATTTTGCGTGAAGGGATGAAAGTGGTAATTGCAGGTAAACCAAACGCCGGCAAATCAAGCCTACTTAATGCGTTAGCAGGGCGTGAGGCAGCAATCGTGACCGATATTGCAGGGACAACCCGTGATGTGTTGCACGAACATATTCATATTGATGGAATGCCTTTGCATATTATTGACACGGCAGGTTTGCGAGAAGCCAGTGATGAAGTGGAAAAGATCGGGATCAAACGTGCGTGGGATGAGATCGAACAAGCGGATCACGTGTTGCTGATGATCGACAGTGCAGAATCGCAAGCCGATAATTTTCAACAAGAGTGGGCAGATTTTTTAGCTCGACTTCCAAAAAATATTCCTGTAACCGTTATTCGCAATAAAGTGGATTTGACAGGTGAAACGGAAGGGCTAACAGAAATGCCAGAATTTAGTATGATTCGCTTATCGGCTCAAACAAAAGTCGGTGTGGATTTACTGCGTGATCATCTTAAAAAATCAATGGGCTACCAAAGCTCAACGGAGGGTGGATTCCTTGCTCGCCGTCGCCACCTTGTTGCACTAGATACTGCCGCTGAACATTTAGCACGAGGGCATATTCAATTAACCCAATTCCATGCCGGCGAACTTTTGGCGGAAGAATTACGCCTCGTGCAAAATGCATTAAGCGAAATCACAGGGCAATTTACCTCCGACGATCTACTTGGCAATATCTTTAGCTCGTTTTGTATTGGGAAGTAA
- a CDS encoding YegP family protein yields the protein MYFEIYKDARGEFRWRLKAANHMIIATGGEGYKTKQSCQKGIESVKKVTADTPVKDLSIEQA from the coding sequence ATGTATTTCGAAATATACAAAGATGCAAGAGGCGAATTTCGCTGGAGATTAAAAGCAGCAAATCATATGATCATCGCAACAGGTGGTGAAGGTTATAAAACAAAGCAATCTTGCCAAAAAGGGATTGAATCGGTTAAGAAAGTAACCGCAGATACACCAGTTAAAGACCTTTCTATTGAACAAGCCTAA
- a CDS encoding pentapeptide repeat-containing protein, with amino-acid sequence MEKNSCIKPILDRIELELSILKTFILNKNKGIKFWLRDLTSSTAFHCKKFPNWLKVLLSGVLSLIILSQLNFIVQIIGDKTVTDKTGFWTLFSILVSSPVAFTIWHFRDQNATQQIENARKDTNLKEFQKLAEWVSGAHLIEDKFIEKTPSTSTAHQEKEIEITREYTDIPRGLSIPTYSKKDGAVGLQIAAVYNLLPFYRGEYGESFKKPALNLLTSAWLALQQKELEKLSVIHLQEDESNLCQIIAKLQNNARSPLGIAITRVLLSLNLNGELCLLEHPEIFPNLVLAGMDFHLEGLDKKVLDLFQSNFNYKSINLVGATLVKANLQGALLMGAQLQYADLDNANFKKSTLIGVNLKMASLQNTNFQNSDLRWSQFEKDEYDLEYTKFLETADFTGAKNLDKAIGLPPEIIAKYGKPKTN; translated from the coding sequence ATGGAAAAGAATAGTTGTATTAAACCTATTCTAGATAGGATAGAGCTCGAATTATCCATTTTAAAAACATTTATCCTTAATAAAAATAAGGGTATTAAATTCTGGTTGAGAGATTTAACCTCAAGCACTGCTTTTCATTGCAAGAAATTCCCTAATTGGTTAAAAGTTTTATTATCTGGAGTACTATCGCTAATAATACTGTCACAATTGAACTTTATTGTACAGATTATTGGAGATAAAACAGTTACAGATAAAACTGGATTTTGGACACTTTTTTCAATTCTAGTTTCCTCTCCCGTTGCTTTTACTATTTGGCACTTTCGTGATCAAAATGCCACTCAACAAATTGAAAATGCTCGTAAAGATACTAACCTGAAAGAATTCCAAAAACTGGCAGAATGGGTAAGTGGTGCTCACCTGATTGAAGACAAATTTATTGAAAAAACTCCAAGCACTAGCACTGCTCATCAAGAAAAGGAAATAGAAATAACACGAGAATATACAGATATTCCTCGAGGTCTTTCTATTCCTACTTACAGCAAAAAAGATGGTGCTGTTGGGCTACAAATTGCAGCGGTTTATAACTTACTGCCATTTTATCGTGGTGAATATGGTGAAAGCTTTAAAAAACCTGCATTGAATTTATTAACTTCGGCTTGGTTAGCTTTACAACAAAAGGAATTAGAAAAATTATCAGTAATTCATCTTCAAGAGGATGAAAGTAATCTATGCCAAATAATAGCAAAACTTCAAAATAATGCGCGGTCACCACTTGGTATAGCTATTACCCGAGTATTACTTTCTCTAAACCTCAACGGTGAATTATGTTTACTTGAACATCCAGAAATTTTTCCTAATTTAGTACTAGCTGGTATGGATTTTCACTTAGAAGGACTAGATAAAAAAGTGCTAGATTTATTTCAATCAAACTTTAATTATAAAAGCATTAATTTAGTTGGAGCTACTCTTGTAAAAGCTAATCTTCAAGGGGCTTTACTAATGGGAGCTCAATTGCAATATGCTGATCTTGATAATGCTAACTTTAAAAAATCTACACTTATTGGTGTAAATCTAAAAATGGCTAGTCTACAAAATACTAATTTTCAAAATTCTGATCTGAGATGGAGTCAGTTCGAAAAAGATGAATATGATTTAGAATATACTAAATTTTTGGAAACCGCTGACTTTACGGGAGCCAAAAACCTCGATAAAGCCATTGGCTTACCACCAGAAATTATTGCGAAATATGGTAAACCTAAGACAAACTAA
- a CDS encoding capsular polysaccharide biosynthesis protein, translating to MTDYALTFSRGIKKIPNIINLLPEYKGIKLKSFLSKKDDVTAIVGWGLRPSSEKARNYAKNNNIPYIAIEDGFLRSLGLGVEGYPPFSIICDDIGIYYDTTKPSRLEKLILDNTIDSYLLKEAEKALMLIIQNKLSKYNQTLDNNIIEKKENISAVLVIDQTYGDMAVKYGQADENNFNQMLDAAIKENPHCEVWVKTHPDVLSGKKKGYLTKLSDYQNQVRIITEDINPITLLEQVNKVYCVTSQMGFEGLMLGKEVITFGIPWYAGWGNTDDRNPNIVDLKEQNRREDRSILQMFAAAYLQYSRYLSPYSGQKGSIFDVIEYLSLAKSISQKLSGNLYCVGMSLWKRAVIKPFFNFPKTNLHFTSSLKALQKKKDIQDHAKLLIWSQGSEDLISFAEKQGLPVLRMEDGFVRSVGLGSNLVVPISLVVDDMGIYFNAQQVSRLEEILNTTIFSKQVLQMADTLRSYLIEKNIGKYNVGDSNFTLDINDKRTILVPGQVEDDASIRFGSPSIKKNLDLLKIVRKRNPDAYIIYKPHPDVVSGNRKGKVEYKDAINYADTVIETVNILDCINQVDEVHTMTSLAGFEALLRGKEVHCYGLPFYSNWGLTKDTINLPRRNRQLTLLELIAGVMIHYPYYVDPKNGQLIGVLQAIDILQKQKRMLLTNGLYRNWFAKQYGKLKQLIKVL from the coding sequence ATGACTGATTACGCTTTAACATTTTCTCGAGGTATAAAAAAAATACCTAATATAATCAATTTGTTACCTGAATATAAGGGAATTAAATTGAAGTCTTTTTTATCTAAAAAAGATGATGTTACAGCAATCGTTGGATGGGGACTGAGACCATCTTCTGAAAAAGCAAGAAATTACGCTAAAAATAATAATATTCCTTATATTGCCATAGAAGATGGGTTTTTAAGATCATTGGGATTAGGTGTTGAGGGTTATCCACCTTTTTCAATAATTTGTGATGATATTGGTATTTATTATGATACAACTAAACCCTCTCGATTAGAAAAATTAATATTAGATAATACGATTGATTCTTATTTATTAAAAGAAGCAGAAAAAGCATTAATGCTTATTATTCAAAATAAATTATCCAAATATAATCAAACGTTAGATAATAATATTATAGAAAAAAAAGAAAATATATCTGCTGTACTTGTTATTGATCAGACTTATGGTGATATGGCTGTAAAATATGGTCAAGCTGATGAAAATAATTTTAATCAAATGTTAGATGCTGCAATTAAAGAGAATCCTCATTGCGAAGTTTGGGTTAAAACACATCCAGATGTGTTAAGTGGGAAGAAAAAAGGGTATTTGACGAAATTAAGTGACTATCAAAATCAAGTAAGAATTATAACGGAAGATATCAACCCTATTACATTACTTGAACAAGTTAATAAAGTTTATTGTGTCACTTCTCAAATGGGATTTGAGGGGTTAATGTTAGGCAAAGAAGTCATCACATTTGGTATTCCTTGGTATGCAGGATGGGGAAATACTGATGATAGAAATCCTAATATTGTTGATTTAAAAGAACAAAATAGACGAGAAGATAGATCTATTTTACAGATGTTTGCTGCAGCATATTTACAATATAGTCGATATCTTTCACCTTATTCAGGTCAAAAGGGATCGATTTTTGATGTTATTGAGTATCTGAGCTTAGCTAAAAGTATAAGTCAAAAATTAAGCGGTAATTTATATTGTGTAGGAATGTCTTTGTGGAAAAGAGCTGTCATTAAACCTTTTTTTAATTTTCCTAAAACTAACTTGCACTTTACTTCATCATTAAAAGCATTGCAGAAAAAAAAGGATATTCAAGACCATGCTAAATTACTTATTTGGAGTCAAGGTAGTGAAGATTTGATTAGTTTTGCAGAAAAGCAAGGCTTACCGGTCTTAAGAATGGAGGATGGATTTGTTCGTTCTGTAGGGTTAGGTTCAAATCTTGTGGTTCCAATATCCTTGGTAGTTGATGATATGGGCATTTATTTTAATGCTCAACAAGTATCTAGATTAGAAGAAATTTTGAATACAACAATATTTTCTAAGCAAGTTCTACAAATGGCTGATACGTTACGCTCCTATTTAATAGAAAAGAATATAGGGAAATATAATGTTGGAGACTCTAATTTCACACTGGATATTAATGATAAAAGAACTATATTAGTACCAGGGCAAGTAGAAGATGATGCTTCAATTCGTTTTGGTTCACCTAGTATTAAAAAGAATCTAGATTTATTGAAGATTGTAAGAAAAAGAAATCCTGATGCTTATATTATTTATAAACCCCACCCTGACGTTGTAAGTGGCAACAGAAAAGGTAAAGTAGAATATAAAGATGCTATTAATTATGCAGATACAGTAATAGAAACGGTTAATATTTTAGACTGTATCAATCAGGTAGATGAAGTACATACAATGACATCCTTAGCGGGCTTTGAAGCATTACTTAGAGGTAAAGAAGTCCATTGCTATGGGCTGCCATTTTACTCTAATTGGGGTTTAACGAAAGATACAATAAATCTACCAAGAAGAAATAGACAATTAACTTTATTGGAGCTGATTGCCGGTGTGATGATACATTATCCTTATTATGTTGATCCTAAAAATGGTCAACTAATAGGCGTACTACAGGCAATTGATATCTTACAAAAACAAAAAAGGATGTTGTTAACCAATG